The genomic stretch TTGCTGCGATTTACTAGtaatttttttgtgtgtgaGCATTTTGTGCTGGACCTACAGTTTCAATAGGATTGCATGCGAGTTTAAATCTACCAGAATTCTACAGTACTTTCTTAATAATTCAGGGTTGCAATATTCTATGTATATCGTTATTAAAGTTATTTACTGTTAACTGTAACTGGAACTGGAACTGGAACTGGTTAATTGTCAGTTACAGATAATTAGCGGTTTGTCAAAGCAGCTTTGTGGGATCCTTAGTCAAATTGGGTATCCGCGGATCTGACTTCAAAAATCGGGGTATCCGAACCCGGAACATGGCTCGAACCTGACCTGATTATTATTTCGGGATTACCCTTAGTTGCAATCCATTTCTAATTCCAAATCTAATGTTTCGAACTCAAGCATAACTTTGAAATCCAACGCCaaagtactagtagtatttcaGTTCATTCAATCAAGTTCTCGTCGTAGATGAacgtattttttttaacaaaaattgtGACAATTGACCTAAGTCGATTTTAGGTATGCACCTAATTATGCTACTAGAGTTGGATGTGTTTTGAAACAACTTGTTTCGAACTTGTGTTTATTACATAGTGTCTACGGGCTCAACATTCAATTTTCAGATGTGATTTTTGCCTAATCATAGATTCATAGGAAAAATTGAATTTTGAGAGAATATAAACTTGAACTCCTGCGAAATGTTTGGAAGTCCGAATTTGAATATACAGAATTTTATAACTAAATCTGAAATATCCAAAAAAAGACTTCATTTCAATTACTCCTATTTGTTAATTTTTGTATGGAGTATATGTTatgataaatatttaaataaaatatgttatataattaaaatctatttgTTAAATTAATCTATATGTTAAATTAATCTAtatgttaaattaattaatctatgTGTTATTTGGACTTTGAACTTATTCGATTATTCAAATTTTAGATATTTCACTCATCTCTAATTGTGGTCCTTATCGTTGgtacattttaatttaattactgtCTTAATATTTTAGAATTGAGATATTGGTTCTTAAAAATACAAACTTTGGTCtaattattgtattttgtacaaatttaaaattgatttaaaatatcacaaattttacaTTCCATTTGTTATTACCCATTGCTAGTCCATCACCATATCCAACTAACATACATGATTTTTTTATCCTACTTGGTACAACTAAATCAACGTGGTTTTCTACGTGGTTTTTTTTATCTAGTGACGAACTTAAAAGGTGGTCCAAATATCATAAATGTTTCTTGGTTGCCCACATAGAGTAGGTTTTCACTgaaaaaatatcttatttaggtcgaattggaaaataacaagcaGAATGtaaagtttatgatattttaatccaattaaagttggtgaaaaatatcaaaattagaCCAAACAGTATGATTTTTGGTGACTACTATCCCTTTAAAATTTAGGGTTCAATTATATGAATTACGAATATTTCACTAATCCCTAGTTGTGGTCCTTTATTATGGGTGTATTTTTTTGTTAGACCAAAAATATTCATTGGTGAATCTAGTGACTTTCATATGTGTTAATACTTGATATGTAGGCATTGTCAAGGTGAGATAACTAGCCCAAATATTAAGGCTATTCTACGGACAGTGTTAAAGAATTATGATTTGCATTTTGTTATCAAACTCTATTTAGATAAAATAAACGGGAAATGTTCTCATTACATAAACATAAATTCGAAATCTAAATTCCACGTTATAATCCAAAGCAAATATCACAAATTTTCTTAagctagaaaaagaaaatgaagcaCAAGAAATAATGGGAGGGAGGGCGGCGCCGTCCCTACTACTCATCCCAACCCTTTGGACCACCGCTTCTCCGCCAAAGTCCGCCGCCTCTCATTGATGAGCATGCGTGCAGATCAGTGTATGGACAtaaaattttgtttaaataaaggcatgctttattttgttttatttcaatATAAAGCAAATTATCTATGGGACCTTTAAAGATCTTGTTCGACCCTCGTGATATTCTTTTACCcatctctttatctttcttattAATAGAAACATTCCAATTCGAATTTGTGATAAAATGTTGATAGAAACTTGCATTTGAAATTGATTAAAGGATGCGTTGTTATATAATGTACAATAGTTGGTTAAAAATAGCATTGATAATTAGCTAATAATTAATACAAAATCTTTAGATGCTATACACCAAATCTAAATCATCCAAGTATATCTCAGCACGCAACTATCTATCTTGCAACAAATTAAGTTGATtatgaaaataaagtagagcTAGAAGTAGGGTGGTAACAAATTGGTTAACCTATTCCTAATTGATcctccattttttttctttacccTATATGAtaacaatattaaaaaattaaaaaattgtccTTTTCGTGTTTTGATTGGTTATCAAATGTGTGGGCGGTATTGGTTATGCTAAAAGAATAATTACAAAGATATCATTTTATTGATAACAGTTAAGTTTCGGCATACATTTGTGACATTCGACTAAAATATATTTAGAGTTACAGTAGACTTAAATTTAAAGAGGTCGGTGTATTTAGTTCAAACTTGTGACTTTTCCCTCGAAATTTTCCCTTCAACTATTATACTACCTTGAGTAACTtagatgattttattttataatatggagacgaatatatataatataattagtTAGAATAATTGATTTCAAAGgtaaatattttgaatatagtACTTCCATAAATGCTAATTTAACATTGAAATTAACACAATACATTATAGTACATCAATCCACACACGTTTCATACTACGtacacaaaacaaacaataAATCTCATAATCTTCTAGATATTGTACACTTTGATTTGAATAATGCAATCtcttatttcatattttaaaaatcatgcATGTAATATAATTAACACAATTCATTGAAGAGGTATCAAATTAATCCGGTCACATTATTTTTGACACATTTAGTAATATACTATGTCGAGCGAATTAATTATTACTAAAACAATCATAAAAAGATAGAGTTTAGACAAAAATCTCAAAAAAGTCTATTGTGATATGGAAAATCGGATCAACCAAAGCCATAATAATGATTCCAGAATCTCAGCCGTATACTTTTCAATTTCATACACTACAAAAACAGATTTTCACcagattttattttgaaattttcttgcataatatacacacaCAAATCTCACTCTTTATATGTATTGGCTCatacttttctttcatccacTTCACGTTTTCGATTTTGTTCTTTTCTTGTTCCAACTTCCAATACTTCTTATATAACGTGCAAATAAGCTTGAAGATTCTTTGCACATAGTTTGGGTTTTGcaaattctattttcttcttttttttgtatCGAAAATGGCCCAAAATTGTGagttttcaccatgtttggattCAAATGAAGTTCATGTTCTTGCCGTTGATGACAGTCTTGTTGATAGGAAAGTCATTGAAAGGTTGCTAAGAATCACTTCTTGCAAAGGTAAGATTGATAGATACAgtttttttgaataatttttattcCTAAATCATggtgattttttaaaataattttgagATTTTTACAGTGACGTCAGTTGATAGTGGGAGAAGAGCTTTGCAGTATTTAGGTCTACACGAAGAGGAAGGCTCTGCTAATTATAATGTAACTTGGAAAAATATGATTTGTTTTGTTAATGATTTTGTTTATGTGGCGTTGactgattttattttgttttgtaggAGATAAAAGTGGATCTGATTATTACAGACTATTGCATGCCTGGAATGACTGGCTTTGAGTTGCTGAAAAAGATAAAggttagttaattaattaataaattaatttctttaactcatttattattattggcTCTATAGGTGGTCGGtgagaaatttatttaatttaattggtcCCATTAtgtttcaattttgtttttcaatAAAATACGAGACTGAAACATGGGATAACGTATGCATGTTTCAAATAGGGTTCCTCCACTTTTAGAGAAACACCAGTAGTGATCATGTCATCAGAGAATGTTGTGGCTCGGATTGACAGGTAATTATCTCCCTAATTAaactagtttaattaattagtgtaatTCTCAAAGTAGTT from Salvia splendens isolate huo1 chromosome 15, SspV2, whole genome shotgun sequence encodes the following:
- the LOC121769443 gene encoding two-component response regulator ARR3-like; this encodes MAQNCEFSPCLDSNEVHVLAVDDSLVDRKVIERLLRITSCKVTSVDSGRRALQYLGLHEEEGSANYNEIKVDLIITDYCMPGMTGFELLKKIKGSSTFRETPVVIMSSENVVARIDRCLEEGAKEFIVKPVKLSDVERLKSSMFG